Genomic segment of Bubalus kerabau isolate K-KA32 ecotype Philippines breed swamp buffalo chromosome 6, PCC_UOA_SB_1v2, whole genome shotgun sequence:
GCTTAAGTATGTGGATTCTTTCTTCAGTGATCTTTGTGTGTGTAGTAGAGTACTGAATTAGTCTGAAGCATTCTTCATTagacatatttaaaaagaaagttgatGAGCTGGATATACAACATACTTTTGTACTGTGGGAAAGGCATTCCAGCGAGACTAGACTTGTTGGCTTATAACAAGGTATCCCAGCAAGCTTTTACTGCTTACTTGAAAGTGAATATGTCCTATTCTGTTTGTGTAGAAGAAACCTGTTGTTGCTGAACCTAAAGATTTCAGAGAATTTTATGTATGTTTAGAagggtagttttatttcttttaagttttctttataaCTCTTTTCTGAGTAGCTATAGGATTGCCATATAACCCTAGACTTTCATGTGTTCAGGGGCTTAAACGGTGAAAATGACAATGAGGCATTCTATAATAAATAGCCACTCTCCTGTTACTTGAGAATTAATATTTCCtaatggctatggtttttcctgtggtcatgtatggatgtgagagttggactgtgaagaaggctgagcgccaaagaattgatgcttttgaactgtggtgttggagaagactcttgagagtccgttggactgcaaggggatccaaccagtccattctaaaggagatcagccctgggatttctttggaaggagtgatgctgaagctgaaactccagtactttggccacctcatgcgaagagttgactcattggaaaagactctgatgctgggagggattgggggcgggaggacaaggggacgacagaggatgagatggctggatggcatcactgacttgatggacgtgagtctgagtgaactccgggagttggtgatggacagggagccctggcgtgctgcgattcatggggtcgcaaagagtcggacacgactgagcgactgaactgaaatgaatggtTTTTATGGATGTGCCTACTCTGCTCTTTCACATGACTTAGGAGCCTGCAAGTGTTTGAGGAAACGGGAATCTCTCATAGTGAATTTCTTCATCGTCAACATGCGGAGGAAGGCGGTGGTCCCCTTGGAGGCCCTCTGAAGTTCCCTAACCCATGCATCCTCTGGCTTCATGCGGAACAGACAGGTAAAAGTCCTTTAGTATCCCAGAGTCCATCTGAGATAAAGCTTATAGTAATATATTGCTGTATATAAATGTTTAGAgtaagtcaactatacctcaataaaacattGTTTTGAAAAAATATGTTCTTAGTGGCATATGAATGGCTCATAATAAGTGCTGAGCAAGTGGTCactattaattttattatcattacCAAAGGCACAGTGTCATTTCCCTGGGTACCGGTCTGGAAAGCAGGTAAAGGTATTCCTGGCATTAGTATAAGATACCAAGGGTGAGATAAGATGGGATGGGAAGAGAGCTGCTATCCAGAGAGatccaaaggagaaagagaagtctCCTGTGGaaggaggcctgactcactgAATCGGCTAGTGCTTTCTCCTTATATAATAAGATGATGTGCCTCATTCTTGCTGTTTTTATTGAACTGTAGAGTTTGTGACTGAATATAATTATGAATTATTAGATAATCTTTGGACTCTGAACTTTTTCTTCCATTTGAACAAATTCTCTTCTTTGTGGCAGCTTATGCATTCATCATGTATAGTACGCACCTTCAGCAGGCTTGCTGGTTGATGAGTTAATTTGATTCAAGTTCTAGATGAACGCTTGGATAAGAGGGTGGATAACATGCTTGCTGCTGGTCTCTTGAATGAACTAAGAGATTTTCACAAACGCTATAATGCGAAGAAAGTTGCAGAAAATAGGTGAGAATTTGGCTGTTACTTCCACGTACTCTTCATTCCTTGCTTATGGTCAAAAGACCATAAACACAATACTGGCTTTGGATCTACTTGtttattagcctttgtccttgGCATTGGCTCGGCTTGTGGGAAGGATGTTGGTGTACTTGTTACAGTTGCAGTTTTCTAATCTCACCAACATTCCCAGGAGTTAATTTTCAACGGAAATAACCTGGGAGCTGATTGGGGGGTGTAGAGGAAGGATTTCAGAGAGGTGCTGACTGCTCagggtctcagtttctccatctgtgagaTGAAATGGTTCAGCTAGATCATCTCCAGGGCCCTCTAGCTCTCAGATGCAATGGCTTATCCGCTGATGCTTTCTTGTTCCCAGCCAGGACTATCAACATGGTATCTTCCAGTCAATTGGCTTCAAGGAATTTCACGAGTACCTGATCACTGAAGGAAAATGCACACCAGAGATTAGAAACCAGCTCCTAAAGAAAGGTGTGAATTCTCCATCTAACCTAGCCTTGGACATCCTTGGGTGATAGAGTGTCTAGCTGGTATGGTCTGAGAAAGAACTGAGGCTGAAAGAGTCCCAAATGGCCTTCAGCTCAGAACGGAGATTTTCATGGAGCAAGTATCCACCAGTATGCTGATGTGGCTAGTTTTCTCCGATACCAGGCTGGCTGGACCTTCCTTGCGGCAGAGTGAGAAGTACTTAGAGCTTCTTATATCTGCTTTGTCTTTCAGGTATTGAGGCTCTGAAACAAGTGACTAAGAAATATGCCCGGAAGCAAAACCGATGGGTTAAAAACCGTTTTTTGAGCAGTAAGTCTCATTGTTTTTCCTTATGCTCTGGGTCTGCTTTCAATAGAACGTCGGCATTCTCAGCTCACCCAAAAAGTAAACTTTAGTTTCTGGATCTGACCTGGGGGTGTTGCATAAGTGATTATCCAGGGGTATTTTCTTTTGATACCTCAGGAAACACTTCTTCCTGAGGAAGAAGCTACCTTATACCTTGAACACCTGAGTACTGTCTGCAAGCTAGTAAGAGCAaggtagcaatattttcttagtaGAGTTGGTGTTTGGGGTTGATCTTAGCTTCAAATTTTATAGCTGAAGAACAATTAGATGTCTCTAGGAAGGCTTTCCTAATTAAAATGGTTTTGGGGCCAGATAAGTAGTATAAGAAGACAAAGCCTTTACCAGTTCTTCTAGCATTACTTTTGTGTTCAGATACGTGGTGTTTCAGGCTGCTGCACCTCTTAACTTGAGTTGAATAGCACTTttaaggaaaagggaaggaaattctcATTCATTGGACCCTGTACTATATCCTTAGCACTAAATTGGGTGCAATACATTTATTACTGGGACTTCAAGGTgggcattttccttttctttctgaggGTAAGTAAATagaggcttagagaagttaaataacttgctcaaaatcCCCTTGCTAATAAGCAGTAGAGTACTGGATGCAGGCCTGACTCCAAAGTCCACGCTCAGCTGTACACCCACCATGCTTGTTTCCTTCAGCCCATACCTTTAGCTGGATACCATTAGTATTGGGCCTTGGGTCAGGAATGGTGTGGTCATGAGCTAAAAGATTAATTTAAAGGAGGTTAAGCATAAATGAAACCCTGTTTTTATCTTTTGGgcacttttaaaatatgcttttgaaTCAACTCCTGTTCACCTTTGCCATTGAATTTCTGCTCTCAGTTAGTTACAGATGAGTACAGCCGAGGCCTCCCCTCCGCCCCAGTGCCTCTGAACAGAAATGCCTTGGTCCGTGTTGGACGGATCGCTCTCTCAGTTCTCATTCTCTGCCAGCGTTCTCCATGCACTTCTTCTACTTACCTTGCTTGCTCTGCACATCCTTCTAGACAGAAGTCTTTTTGtcagctgaaactgaagttcactACTACAGATTTCTAACACAGCCTCTTTTCTCACCAGACCTAACAATTAGTCTGTAACAAAAGATGGGGTTTTGGGGGGTAATGATTTGGAACTTCTTCCTGTGGTAAAGCCGCGATAACCCCCCCATCTCTGAGTCACTTCGGGTTGATGGCACAGTGCGTCATATGCTCGTTCCTCATTCGTGTGTGTGCCCACACAGCGTTGGTGCTGGAGTGAAAGGCACAGCTGCCCTGTAAATCAGGAACCGCGTGTGATTGGCCAGGGGCTGGTCTGCTGGGATACGGTTCTGGCACAAAGCCAGAGGGACTTCCCCACCCCAGCTTGGCCTTGGACCTGAGCCAGAAATAGCAGCTGGGAGCCGAGAACTTGTTGAAAGGTGCTGAGACAGGGCACAGAAGCCCAACAAAGGActtagaagggaaaggaaaatatAGAGTGGCCTGGAAACAGGTGCAGAGCTTAGCCAAGGCCAGGTGTGCTGTGGATGCTGCCTGCACCCTCCCAGTCTCACCTTTCCATGTGGTGGCAGGTGCAGCCCAGTCCAGTTTATGAACACTTATTTGTGGTTGGCACAGTCCAAAggccagcacctgccagccgtTGGCATTCCGAGGACTTTGTGTTTTTGTCCATGGGGTGATGCCCTTTGCCTTTAGGCAACTGACTTAACCTAGATGCGGAAGACAGTTTAGTGTGTCCGCACACGGAGGGAGCCAGCAGCAGAGACTAAGCATGGTTGGCTCAGTTGGATGAAATGCCTGTAGCTGTACATTTGGCTACCTCCGGTCTTACCTCCGTTCAGAAGTAATTCGCCACAGGGTATTTCGTGAATACTTCTCTGACTTCTCTGGATCTGTTTCTTAGAAACAGTGCGCAACTACTTCAGTTCCAAggcttttttctaattttcagatTGAGCAGCTCCCTGGCTGATACCCTGCTGCTGCCAGCCCGTGATTATCAGTATGGTATTAATGAGTTTTTTGAGTGCCAGACTGCTGAAGGGAGATACACAAACCTGAGATTAGTGTCTGTTTCTCAAGAAAGCTTTGAACTCTCTTGCCACAGAGTGACAGCACCATCAGATGATATGGACCTTAGAACAGGTGTTCACTTCAAGCTGCTAGTTTCCCCCTATAACATGCTGCCTTTTATATTGCAGCCCATACAGTGGCCACCGGGGCTGTTACTGTGTGTTGTTTTCCTGAGtgatctggaagatcccacacCTCAGACTCTAGATTATACAGCCAGACGTGTTGGATCCAGACCCATCAACCTTCTGGGTCTTTCTTGGACTGTGTGTAGTTGTTCGGTTTGTGTTACTGATTAAAAGGAGTGGCATGGTCAGAATATTTATTCCTTTGGCCCCATATCTTTCCCTTGAGGATTTTGGAGTCCTGGGAGCAGAGTAGATTGGGTCTTGGAAGCTGACCTCTCGCGACTTTTCTTTGTCATCATTAGGACCTGGTACCAGTGTCCCCCCAGTATATGGCTTAGAAGTATCTGATGTTTCGAAGTGGGAGGAGTCTGTTCTTGAACCTGCGCTTGAAATTGTGCGAAGTTTCATCCAGGTAATTACTAATCATGGTCCCGTCTATTGTCTGATTTTCAGGGAGCTTTGTGTAGCTGACACCTTTGTTGCTATGCTGGGGAATGAAGCATTCTTTTCCATGGAATAGAGCAGAAGGGCTGGCTGCTTTTAGATCCCTGGAGGCTGTGTTTCTACTTTTACATTCAGAAAGGTTGTTGTTAAAATCTGTTCACAGCCCACCTGCTTTCTGGGATGAAAAAAAGGAATCTTGGGAAAATCTCACTCCTCTTAATATCAGAGAATGGTATCCAGATCTCTTTGAACAAATGCTTCTTCCCCATCCCTGCCTTGTTCTTTCAGGGCCACAAACCTGCAGCCACTCCAGTAAAGATGCCAGGCAGTGAAACTGAGAACAAGAGAAGTTATCACATGTGTGAGCTTTGTGATCGAATCATCATTGGGGACCGTGAATGGGCAGGTAAGAGTCAGGGGTAGAACACAGAGAAATGTGTAAGGGCGGGTCACACTGACTTCATGAAATTTGAGGGCTTTGGTAGCTTGAATGTGGGAGTCTGCTTGTTTGTAAAAAGATGGCCAGATTCCTCTAGTAGCCTGTATTCAGATTTCATGGAGGCCTTCTCAAACGGGAGAGTTGTCTCTGTATTCTGAATTTCAAAGGAAGATTGTATGCCCTGTACCTTTGCCTCAAGTAGATATTTTATACTGAGAGGTTGGCAGTTAACTTTCCAGAGCTCCTATGACTTTTGTAATCCTCCCTTGGAGGAGTTTCATGGCCTCTCATGTTTAGACCTCAGTGAGGGTGAAGTAGGATTTTAAGGGAAGCCAGGCAACTCACCCAAGAGACCAAAGGGGCAGAAACAACTAAGAGGGGACAGGAAGTGCAGATACTCCTCCTGAGTACATTCTTCAAAAGTGGTATCTCCGGTAATTTTTAAGGTAATGTGCTGAAATGCTGTTGGTCGTATAAATTGTGAAGAAAAGTGTTAAGGGGAACTGTGTGGAAGCAAGACTGTCAGATACTCAGAAAGATAGTGGTGAAACGGTACTCTTCTTCATAAGGTGCTTCCAAACAACCCAGGATTGGCCTGCCCCAAGGTTCTAGTTCCTTGTTTCAGAATCTAGGTCTGTCTTTGCCACAGAGTCAGCCGCATTGCGGTTCTCTGTTGGATTTCTACAGTCATCCAGCAAAGCCCAAAAGGGCCCTAGCTGCCAAGCCTTGGATTTACGTGGTATTCAGAAACTTGTTTAAAGCTCACTCCTTTTACGCACAAGTAGGACTTGTATTTTACCCAGTGACTGGAATCCTCCCGTTCAGAGGACTGCTTTGCATGGTTGGGATTCTCacagaagtagatttttctcCCCATACCAACCAATAGAACTATGAGTTCTGTTAACTGTTAACGCTGGCAAAATGAACCGCATTGTCAGAGTCTGGGGATGGCTGTGATTGCCCAGGCAGCAGAAGAAGCCTCGATTATCGTTGGTTCATAATGAtgaaaggggaagagaaagagagtgcCTGATTGTTTTTTCTAAAGGAAACTTAGTGGTTCGATTTGTCGAACGTCCTTCAGGGATTGCCATAGAGAAGCAACATTTGTGAGCCTTTGTGAGTGGAGCTTGTGTGAGCCTTCTATAGTGCCATCTGTCAAGTCCTTGCTCCCATCTCCTGCTGCCATGGGGAGTCAGTCCAGAGGTCATTTTTTGCCTTAGGCTCTAGCTGGAGACAAAAGCTGACTTTTTCTCTCAAGTAAATTTTTCCTTGACTTCTAACCTCTTCCTTTCCTACTTTGCTTCTAAATCCCTAAAAATGATGTTTTGAGTAAGTGTAAAAGAGAGTTTAATCTCGTTTTCTGTCCTTGTAGGTATTTCCAAATAGGATTTCCTTGAAAAAGAGCAGGCTAGTAAAAAGGAACATCTTTGAGGTACAAGCTGAGAACTGCCTTTGGGGTGAAAGGTCAGAAATTGATATCAGCCGAGAGTAGCTTTTTACTGCTTCTGTGACCCCTTGAAAGGGACCATCAGAAGAATACTCACTGTGATCTCTCTGTGCATTGTGTGCTGGAGAG
This window contains:
- the TRIT1 gene encoding tRNA dimethylallyltransferase isoform X2, which codes for MISFVDPLVTNYTVVDFRNKATALIEDIFARDKIPIVVGGTNYYIESLLWKVLVNAKPQEMGTEKVIDRKVELEKEDGHVLHKRLSQVDPEMAAKLHPHDKRKVARSLQVFEETGISHSEFLHRQHAEEGGGPLGGPLKFPNPCILWLHAEQTVLDERLDKRVDNMLAAGLLNELRDFHKRYNAKKVAENSQDYQHGIFQSIGFKEFHEYLITEGKCTPEIRNQLLKKGIEALKQVTKKYARKQNRWVKNRFLSRPGTSVPPVYGLEVSDVSKWEESVLEPALEIVRSFIQGHKPAATPVKMPGSETENKRSYHMCELCDRIIIGDREWAAHMKSKSHLHQLKKRRRLDSDAVTTVESQSVSPDHDKELKEKEPLGQNDKELKASI